One window of the Nocardia huaxiensis genome contains the following:
- the lipA gene encoding lipoyl synthase — protein MTSVDTPTSNTPAAPDPIAASAGPSVVTQAAASGPVAAPAGRKLLRIEARNAETPIERKPKWIRTRATMGPEYSELKGLVKREGLHTVCEEAGCPNIFECWEDREATFLIGGEQCTRRCDFCQIDTGKPAALDRDEPRRVAESVQAMGLRYSTITGVARDDLEDGGAWLYAETVRAIKALNPHTGVELLIPDFNADPEQLAEVFSSRPEVLAHNLETVPRIFKRIRPAFRYERSLAVITAARAAGLVTKSNLILGMGETPEEVTAAMRDLHEAGCDILTITQYLRPSPRHHPVDRWVKPEEFVEHSKVATELGFAGVMAGPLVRSSYRAGRLYAQAMAHHGREIAPEMAHLAEEGTASQEATSVLARYGS, from the coding sequence GTGACCTCCGTCGATACCCCGACATCGAACACCCCGGCCGCACCGGACCCCATCGCGGCCTCCGCTGGTCCCTCCGTGGTTACGCAAGCGGCCGCCTCCGGGCCCGTGGCTGCGCCCGCAGGCCGCAAGCTGCTCCGCATCGAAGCCCGCAACGCCGAGACTCCGATCGAGCGCAAACCCAAGTGGATTCGCACCCGCGCCACCATGGGCCCCGAGTACTCCGAGCTCAAGGGACTGGTGAAACGCGAAGGGCTGCACACGGTCTGCGAGGAAGCCGGGTGCCCCAACATCTTCGAATGCTGGGAAGATCGCGAGGCCACCTTCCTCATCGGCGGTGAACAGTGCACCCGCCGCTGCGACTTCTGCCAGATCGACACCGGCAAGCCCGCCGCGCTGGACCGCGACGAACCGCGGCGCGTGGCCGAGAGCGTGCAGGCCATGGGGCTGCGCTACTCGACCATCACCGGCGTCGCCCGCGACGATCTGGAAGACGGCGGTGCGTGGCTGTACGCGGAAACCGTGCGCGCCATCAAAGCGCTGAACCCGCACACCGGCGTCGAGCTGCTCATCCCGGATTTCAATGCCGATCCCGAGCAGCTGGCCGAGGTGTTCTCCTCCCGGCCCGAGGTGCTCGCGCACAATCTGGAGACGGTGCCGCGCATCTTCAAGCGCATTCGCCCGGCCTTCCGCTACGAGCGCTCCCTCGCGGTGATCACCGCCGCCCGCGCGGCCGGACTGGTCACCAAGTCCAACCTCATTCTCGGCATGGGTGAGACGCCCGAAGAGGTCACCGCGGCCATGCGGGATCTGCACGAGGCCGGATGCGACATTCTGACCATTACGCAGTACCTGCGGCCGTCGCCGCGGCATCATCCGGTGGACCGGTGGGTCAAGCCGGAGGAATTCGTCGAGCACTCGAAGGTCGCGACCGAACTCGGATTCGCCGGCGTCATGGCCGGGCCGCTGGTGCGCTCGTCCTACCGCGCGGGCCGGTTGTACGCGCAGGCCATGGCGCATCACGGCCGTGAGATCGCGCCGGAGATGGCGCATCTCGCCGAAGAGGGCACCGCCTCGCAGGAGGCCACCTCGGTGCTGGCGCGTTACGGCTCCTGA
- a CDS encoding TIGR01777 family oxidoreductase, whose product MKVVVAGSSGLIGTALVAALRRDGHRVIRLVRRPAAAPDEFRWDPARADLDERALRDADAVVNLCGASIGRRRWNGSYKQELRDSRVVPTDVLASAVAALGVPTLVNASGVHYYGGATGDRVVTESDSAGTGFLASLCRDWEDATTYAAEAGVRTVLLRSAVVLARHGGMLGQLYPLYALGLGGRLGNGRQYLPWISLADEVAGIVFALTRESVSGPVNMVGPAPVTNAEFTRAVGRAMHRPTPLVVPAFALRWAVGEFAQEGILHGPRAIPAALEEAGFEFQHPTIGAALAATLGRN is encoded by the coding sequence ATGAAGGTAGTGGTCGCCGGCTCGTCCGGACTGATCGGTACGGCGCTCGTCGCGGCTCTGCGCCGCGACGGGCATCGGGTCATCCGTCTGGTGCGGCGGCCCGCCGCGGCCCCGGACGAGTTCCGCTGGGATCCCGCACGGGCCGATCTGGACGAGCGGGCACTGCGCGATGCGGACGCCGTGGTGAATCTCTGCGGCGCGAGCATCGGGCGGCGGCGCTGGAACGGCAGCTACAAGCAGGAGCTGCGGGACAGCCGGGTCGTGCCGACCGATGTGCTGGCCTCCGCGGTCGCCGCCCTGGGGGTGCCGACGCTGGTGAACGCCAGCGGCGTGCACTACTACGGCGGCGCCACCGGTGACCGTGTCGTCACCGAAAGCGACTCCGCCGGAACGGGTTTCCTCGCGAGCCTGTGCCGGGACTGGGAGGACGCGACCACATACGCCGCCGAGGCCGGGGTGCGCACTGTGCTCCTGCGCAGCGCGGTGGTGCTGGCCCGGCACGGCGGCATGTTGGGGCAGCTGTATCCGCTCTATGCCCTGGGGCTGGGCGGGCGGCTGGGCAACGGCCGCCAGTATCTGCCGTGGATCTCGCTCGCCGACGAGGTAGCGGGCATTGTCTTCGCTTTGACCCGGGAGAGCGTCTCGGGCCCGGTGAACATGGTGGGCCCGGCTCCGGTCACCAATGCCGAGTTCACGCGCGCGGTCGGTCGCGCCATGCACCGGCCCACTCCCCTGGTGGTGCCGGCCTTCGCATTGCGTTGGGCCGTGGGCGAATTCGCGCAGGAGGGGATTCTGCACGGGCCGCGCGCCATTCCCGCGGCGCTGGAGGAGGCCGGGTTCGAGTTCCAGCATCCGACCATCGGGGCGGCGCTGGCGGCCACGCTCGGCCGGAACTGA
- a CDS encoding GNAT family N-acetyltransferase: protein MSETSSPARTELLVRDARASDLPEILAIHNHAIAETTAIWDTEPADLDERKAWFETRTAGGYPILVIEIDGAVAGYASYAQFRPKSGYRFSVENSVYVAEKFQRRGVARTLMTALLERARRSGVHVMVAAIESGNTTSIALHQKFGFEIVGRMPEVGHKFGRWIDLTLMQLVIDDGVTSLS from the coding sequence GTGAGCGAAACCTCCTCCCCCGCGCGCACCGAACTCCTGGTGCGCGACGCCCGCGCGAGCGATCTGCCGGAAATCCTGGCGATCCACAACCACGCCATTGCCGAGACCACCGCCATCTGGGATACCGAACCGGCCGACCTCGACGAACGCAAGGCGTGGTTCGAGACGCGCACCGCGGGCGGCTACCCGATCCTGGTCATCGAGATCGACGGCGCGGTCGCCGGGTACGCCAGCTACGCCCAGTTCCGGCCGAAGTCGGGATACCGCTTCTCCGTGGAGAATTCGGTGTACGTGGCGGAGAAATTCCAGCGCCGGGGTGTGGCCCGCACACTCATGACCGCACTGCTCGAGCGCGCCCGGCGCAGTGGCGTGCACGTCATGGTGGCCGCCATCGAATCCGGCAACACCACCTCCATCGCACTGCACCAGAAGTTCGGCTTCGAGATCGTCGGGCGCATGCCGGAGGTCGGGCACAAGTTCGGGCGCTGGATCGATCTGACGCTCATGCAACTCGTCATCGACGATGGCGTAACGTCGCTGTCGTGA
- the lipB gene encoding lipoyl(octanoyl) transferase LipB, with translation MLVEELGLIDYTLAWEKQREIAGERAEGIGQDRLLLLEHPFVFTAGRRTEAQDMPMDGSPVIEVDRGGKITWHGPGQLVGYPIIRLAEPVDVVAYVRRLEEALISVCAQLGVNTGRVEGRSGVWVPANDFLPERKVAAIGVRVQRGVAMHGISLNCNSSLDGFNAIVPCGIRDAGVTTLSRELGREVTVAEVRPLVAEAITAALNGELPVTDHTINRPAPVTDKVPAKAE, from the coding sequence CTGCTGGTGGAGGAATTGGGCCTCATCGACTACACCCTGGCGTGGGAGAAGCAGCGCGAGATCGCGGGCGAACGCGCCGAAGGCATCGGACAGGATCGGCTGCTGCTGCTGGAGCATCCGTTCGTGTTCACCGCCGGCCGCCGCACCGAAGCGCAGGACATGCCGATGGACGGCAGCCCGGTCATCGAGGTGGACCGCGGCGGCAAGATCACCTGGCACGGGCCCGGACAGCTGGTCGGGTATCCGATCATCCGGCTAGCGGAACCGGTCGATGTGGTCGCCTATGTGCGGCGGCTCGAGGAAGCCCTGATCAGCGTGTGCGCGCAGCTGGGCGTGAATACCGGTCGGGTGGAAGGGCGTTCGGGCGTGTGGGTGCCCGCGAACGATTTCCTGCCGGAGCGGAAGGTCGCGGCCATCGGAGTGCGCGTGCAGCGCGGCGTGGCCATGCACGGGATTTCGCTCAACTGCAATTCCAGCCTCGACGGCTTCAACGCCATCGTGCCGTGCGGAATTCGCGACGCCGGCGTCACCACTCTGTCCCGGGAACTGGGCCGCGAAGTGACCGTCGCCGAAGTGCGCCCGCTGGTTGCCGAGGCCATTACCGCCGCGCTCAATGGCGAGCTCCCGGTTACCGATCACACGATCAACCGTCCCGCCCCGGTCACCGACAAGGTGCCCGCCAAGGCGGAATGA
- the sucB gene encoding 2-oxoglutarate dehydrogenase, E2 component, dihydrolipoamide succinyltransferase has protein sequence MAFSVQMPALGESVTEGTVTRWLKQEGDTVEVDEPLLEVSTDKVDTEIPSPAAGVLVKIVAQEDDVIEVGGELGVIGDAGEAPAPASAPAPAAAEPAPAPAPEPAPAPQAAAPAPAPAPAPAPAPAAAAANGTPVKMPELGESVTEGTVTRWLKQVGDQVEVDEPLLEVSTDKVDTEIPSPVAGTLLEITAQEDDVVNVGGQLGVIGSGSPAAAPAPAPAPAPAPAPAPAAAAPAPAPAPAAAAPAPAPAPAPAPAQKPAPVPAGATPADEPSTNGGPYVTPLVRKLAQENGVDLASITGSGVGGRIRKQDVLAAAEAKKAPAPAAAAPAAAAPAAPAASAPAARPSLAHLPGTVQKANRIRQITAAKTVESLQTTAQLTQVHEVDMTKIAALRNKAKAAFKQREGVNITFLPFYAKAVIEALAVHPNVNASYNEETKEITYHSVVNLGIAVDTDKGLLSPVIHNANDLSLAGLARAIADIANRARTGGLKPDELAGGTFTITNIGSQGALFDTPILVTPQAAMLGTGAIVKRPMVISDDGSEFIGIRSMAYLPLTYDHRLIDGADAGRFLTTVKHRLEEAGFEGDLGL, from the coding sequence ATGGCCTTCTCCGTCCAGATGCCGGCTCTTGGTGAGAGCGTCACCGAGGGCACTGTGACCAGGTGGCTGAAGCAGGAAGGAGACACGGTCGAGGTCGACGAGCCGCTGCTCGAGGTCTCCACCGACAAGGTCGACACCGAAATCCCGTCTCCCGCAGCCGGTGTCCTGGTCAAGATCGTGGCGCAGGAAGACGACGTCATCGAGGTCGGCGGCGAACTCGGCGTGATCGGCGACGCGGGCGAGGCTCCGGCCCCCGCTTCGGCCCCTGCCCCCGCTGCCGCTGAGCCGGCACCCGCACCCGCACCCGAACCGGCCCCCGCGCCGCAGGCCGCCGCTCCGGCTCCGGCCCCCGCGCCTGCCCCGGCTCCGGCCCCCGCCGCCGCCGCCGCGAACGGTACCCCGGTGAAGATGCCCGAGCTGGGCGAATCCGTCACCGAGGGCACCGTCACCCGCTGGCTCAAGCAGGTCGGCGATCAGGTCGAGGTCGACGAGCCGCTGCTCGAGGTCTCCACCGACAAGGTCGACACCGAGATCCCGTCGCCCGTCGCGGGCACGCTGCTGGAGATCACCGCGCAGGAGGACGACGTGGTGAACGTCGGCGGCCAGCTCGGTGTGATCGGCTCGGGCTCGCCCGCCGCGGCTCCCGCTCCGGCCCCGGCTCCCGCGCCCGCTCCGGCCCCGGCTCCCGCCGCGGCTGCTCCGGCTCCGGCCCCGGCTCCCGCCGCGGCTGCTCCGGCTCCGGCTCCCGCGCCCGCTCCGGCCCCCGCGCAGAAGCCCGCTCCGGTTCCCGCCGGTGCGACTCCGGCCGACGAGCCGTCCACCAACGGCGGCCCCTACGTGACCCCGCTGGTGCGAAAGCTGGCCCAGGAGAACGGCGTCGACCTCGCGAGCATCACCGGCTCCGGTGTCGGCGGCCGCATCCGCAAGCAGGATGTGCTCGCCGCCGCCGAGGCCAAGAAGGCTCCGGCGCCCGCCGCCGCGGCCCCGGCTGCCGCCGCTCCGGCCGCGCCCGCCGCATCCGCTCCGGCCGCCCGTCCGAGCCTGGCGCACCTGCCCGGCACGGTCCAGAAGGCCAACCGCATCCGCCAGATCACGGCCGCCAAGACCGTCGAGTCGCTGCAGACCACCGCGCAGCTGACGCAGGTCCACGAGGTCGACATGACCAAGATCGCGGCGCTGCGCAACAAGGCCAAGGCCGCGTTCAAGCAGCGGGAGGGCGTGAACATCACGTTCCTGCCCTTCTACGCCAAGGCCGTCATCGAGGCGCTGGCGGTGCACCCGAACGTGAACGCCTCGTACAACGAGGAGACCAAGGAGATCACCTACCACTCGGTGGTCAACCTGGGCATCGCGGTCGACACCGACAAGGGCCTGCTGTCGCCGGTCATCCACAACGCCAACGACCTGTCGCTGGCGGGCCTGGCCCGCGCCATCGCCGATATCGCCAACCGGGCGCGCACCGGCGGCCTGAAGCCGGACGAGCTGGCGGGCGGCACGTTCACCATCACGAACATCGGTTCGCAGGGCGCGCTGTTCGACACCCCGATCCTGGTCACGCCGCAGGCGGCCATGCTGGGCACCGGGGCAATCGTCAAGCGCCCCATGGTGATCAGCGATGACGGCAGCGAGTTCATCGGCATCCGCTCGATGGCCTACCTGCCGCTGACCTACGATCACCGGCTCATCGACGGCGCCGACGCCGGCCGCTTCCTCACCACGGTCAAGCACCGTCTCGAGGAGGCCGGGTTCGAGGGCGACCTCGGCCTGTAG